From the genome of Cololabis saira isolate AMF1-May2022 chromosome 4, fColSai1.1, whole genome shotgun sequence:
GCCCTCATTACCTCTTGTTTCATCCCATTTATGGAACAAAAAGGGTGttaggaagaagaaagaataatCAAAACACTcactaattgtttttttttcttttatatttttctttatctcaaaatttcaacttggAGCTCTTTTAAAATAAGGATTGTGTTGCACTACCCATGAACTCTGTCAGGTTGTATCTTTCAGCAGAGGGAGCCATTACAGGGGATTATGCCAACTGCCTCCAGCTGTCTGCAAATGAGAAGCACTTTCATGTGGCATCTCAATCCGCTTTTGAATTGAATATGGTCTTGTAAATTGTTGTTATTCAATTTTTAAGTTAACTTGGTCAAGCTGCAATATGCTTATGGAGTGCAATATTACCGTATTTTTTTAATGGAAAGGACTTGATGTTATATTGTAAATAAAGATTTATGAACTGCATTTCTTCTAATCATGTACTCCAGTATTTTCAGTAAGAACATTTCGATTATGAGCGATTATTATGATACTTGATTATAGAAATAGTTTAAGTCACACTCCTTTACTTCCCTAAAATCACATCAATTGGATATTCtggaaagaatttaaaaaaaggaaagggtATCATGGCCTTGAAATAGGGGCTAGAATATGGTAATCTCACTGTGAGTGCAGCGGCTAGCACACTCAGCCTGACTAAATCACTGTTGTTGTTTGTTAGCTTTTCATTTGAAAGATTTCTCACACTGTATAAAAAATATCTGCTAAGCCCCTCCTGCAAGTAGTCAGTATTATCTCCTACAGTAACTAAATCACATATGTTGACTGGCTGACCTCAATGTTTTTAGATTGCACGTTGTCCTCTGCAGATCCACAGAATAAATCTCCATCTATACTACTAATTTTTGATTTTTCTCATGATAAGTCtcataagattaaaaaaagatctAATGCACATGTTAAAAAGGTGAATAAACCCTTGTCTGCCGAAAAGTTTTAGCTGACGGGGGTCTTTAAGCCCTTCTCTGATGGAGGATGGGTCAATGGCACTCTTGTTTAAGTTTCATTATTTGTTTTAAACAGCTAAATAATGAAAGCGTGTTTCCGGAGCGGTGTCCTTGtgcaggtgtttccaggagCCATTACGAGGTTGTAGTAAACAACACATGTACTGGAATCTAATGCTGAACCGAGGAAAGTTTGGAaaaatgagctgcagttgttgaGAAAGCGGTATCTGCTGCATGCACAGCTGAAAGTATTCCCAACAAGTACTGACTTGTGAGTGATTTTCGAGAAGCTGCCTGTCACACTGACTTTTCTATGCATATGACAGATTATGAAAATGCCATTTCTTGTGTCTCATAAATCAAATGCCAACTTAAACAGGGGATTTTATGAATAACagctaaagaaaagaaagaatctTGTGCTTGTTTTGAAAATGTGGTCTCATGGCTGCTGTGGTTAAAGCTGCAACTTTTTTAGATCAGTCAGCTCAAAAGGATCACTCTCCTCTGTGATCAGTCAGAAAAGGAAATCATCTATGCTTTTCAATAAAAGGGAACATTGAAAAGGCATATACTCGTCAATATCAGTATCAGAACAGATGTTAAACCCATCCTcttattttctttgttcctcttAAGTTGTAAACAATGTATTTTAAAATCTTGTTTTATATGTAtactgggtggatggatggatggatggatggatggatggatggatggatggatggatggatggatggatggatggatggatggatggatggatggatggatggatggatggatggatgcacaaatggattgatggatggatggcagcAGAAATGAAAACAGCAGCTTCTACTTAAAAACCTTCAGTTGAAGAGTCAtttcaaacataaaacagaacaaaactgTGTTGTGACCTCTGAGTCTTTTCTGCAACATGTACAATTCACCACAACAGGCTGTGATTCACTTTAAAGCTTGACTACAACAATTACATCATGCAAAATACCTCTGTGCCTTCAGCATAGTTGCCTTTAAGGTTGATTGacagttttttatttctattttcaaACATTCTTGAACATATTTAATGGAACATAATCAAAATATTGACATATTTGATCTAATGAAGACCTTGTCCCTCTATCCGCCCTCAtgcaataaaaatataaatgaatcAAATTCATTTCATTccgtcatatttaaaaaaagaaagaaaaaaaggcttttggTCTGCTGTTTGGAGGAGAGTTGTTTGTATGCAATAACTGATCACTAATCCATCCTGAATGAACAATACTACAATACAAAGTGCAGAGTGCATGCTGCAGCTTGCGGTTCACGTGTAATATTTGCACCTGAGAGCCGCTGATTCGTCAGACTGACTTCACCCTCATTCATCCCGGTGTTGTGCACAACACCGGTTTCAAGGGTCTCGGCGGGGGAAGCACGTGTGCTTGGTTGCCTCATATTGGCATATTATATATTTGGAGTTTTTCTATGTTacaaaaatgcaacaaaaaaagtataaatagcCTACATACCATGTGAGTTATAGCCACTTGTGTGGTTGATTGGTGGTTTTGAATTCTTCTTCCTGAAATGAATACAATCTGTCTAATACTGTAAAATGCGCCAATTATATCTGGAACAATTCACTTTTGAACCCCGTAGCCTGCAGACTAATGCATAACGTTTTGCATAAAGACTCCTGCGCTGCTGTGATCATGCGCATTCGTTGGCACGCAGCTCGGCCAGCGCGTCTTTTGCTCCTCACTACTTTGAATCAGCCTTGCTCCGTGCGCTCAGTGACGCGCTCTCCTGCGAGCTCCACTCTGGACAACTTCGAGGAATTGTAGTAGGAGTGACTTTGCGCTTTGGAGATGGACGCGGAGGATTTGAAAACTCCTGACCGGATCTTCCACAAGTCTTCTTTCAGCATCAGCAGCCTGTTGTGGAGAAGAGAAGAGGTGATGGATGACCGAGAATGTGCGTCTCCTCCACGGAAAGTGCGCTCATCTCACCCAGCTGGGAAGACAGGTCAAGAGGAAAACTTTGCCAAGGAGGAAAGCTGTGAAAACTCAAAGCAGCGCGCTAAAATGGATGTTAAAGCGGTGAAGAGAGAGGAAAATAAGGGGGATTCGGATAAAAGTGAAGGAGCAGAGCAGAGCGTTAAACCCGAGAAACCTCCGTTCAGTTACAACGCGCTCATCATGATGGCGATCCGCCAGAGCCCGGAGCGGCGGCTCACGCTGAACGGCATCTACGAGTTTATTATGGACAACTTCCCCTATTACCGACAGAACAGACAAGGGTGGCAGAACTCCATCAGGCACAACCTGAGTCTCAACAAATGCTTCGTTAAAGTGCCGCGCCACTACGATGACCCCGGTAAGGGCAACTACTGGATGCTCGACCCCTGCAGTGAGGACGTCTTCATAGGAGGCACTTCGGGGAAACTCCGGCGCAGAACGACGGCGTCGTCCCGGTCCAGACTAGGAGTAAGAAGAGGAGGGAGTCGACTGGTGTCCTCAAGCGCGGCGGCGGCCAGCGTCACTTTGGCTGCAGCCAGTTCGTTTTACTGGCCGGTGCCGCAGTTCCTGCCTCTCCAAACACCTGTGCGCGCACACTTTGGCGCAGGCGCCTACCTGAGCGCGCACCCTCGCTTCTCCAGCCACGCCGCCTCGGTCGCCTCCCAGCGGGCCCGGCTGAGCGCAGGGGCCGCAGACGCAGAGCGGCTGGTGCAGACGCACCAGAAGATGTCTTATATCAGAGTCAGCTGTGCGCAATCCCGCCGCAACCAGACTTTCTCCGCGTCCATCCCCGCCTGCACCCTGCCGCTGTCGGACCCGTGCCCTTTTAACGTGATCTCGGGACAAGCCAGCTATTTTTATTCCCACCAAATACCCTGCGCCGCCGCGTTCAGTCCGTGTCAAGAGGAGTGCGCCACATCCAAGACGTCGCCCGGAGAGTTTTTATCCAAGACTGGTTACTCTGACCACGGTGGATGCTGCTATGACATTCCAAATTACTGTCCTCAAGTTAGTTCAAGCCCTCCTTCAGCTTGgaatatagaaaaataaactattGTTAATAGTGACTTGGGCCAAAAACCCTGCTTAACTCACATAGAGAACTTTCTTGTTCATAATTTCATTGTGGGGGATATGAATGAGCAGTTTTACTGTACTTATACTATCATACAGTTTGTTTTCAATGAACAAAATAATAGAAAACACATAAAGTACCAACCCTTATCATAAGCAAACTCTTCCTCTAACACAATCATCTCCCAAAAgatgcaataaataaataaaaagtggatCATTTTAACAGTGCAACGGACACAATAGATAATTcaaaaaaactgtaattaatGACTGATAAACTGATCCTCTTTTTTAGAGACAAATTTCTTATCTAACCTGTTTTCATTCAATTTTTCTAGGTATAATGCACTCATGAATAAGGAATATTGAAGTAATCTTTGCATGCATGTTCCCGTTTTAGGATTGATGCcatttgaaaaatgaaaaagagaaaacaattgCTTGGTCTGAAGTGATTTATTTTAGCCAGCTTGTTTACCAACACACTTGATGTTTATTTTAAGGCTGCAGTAGGCATGACAACATTCCCAgtggcttttctttttaaaaaaaatactctaATTGAATTACTCTTGTCCAAAGGCCTTAAATATTTCCAAAATATGCATTTACCGACTGAGCCGaaaatacaaaattaaatgGCACTAAAACAGCTCATTTGCAGCACTTATTATCTACAATTTCATTAATGTTGCAACTAAAAAATATTGCATTCCTATTTTAATTACCTTACATGtaattaaacaataaataatgcatttttaattgtgttttctttttacctCATTAAAGCCTTACTGTTGTTGATTGGTCTTATTTGGCTGTCTTATTAAATGTTTCACTCTGGAGATTTGGAACTTGCACAAATGGACTGAACTAAACGTTTAAAGTGAAATATGTGACGTAAGAGCTTTTTAAGGGACACGGTG
Proteins encoded in this window:
- the foxg1c gene encoding forkhead box protein G1c, with protein sequence MDAEDLKTPDRIFHKSSFSISSLLWRREEVMDDRECASPPRKVRSSHPAGKTGQEENFAKEESCENSKQRAKMDVKAVKREENKGDSDKSEGAEQSVKPEKPPFSYNALIMMAIRQSPERRLTLNGIYEFIMDNFPYYRQNRQGWQNSIRHNLSLNKCFVKVPRHYDDPGKGNYWMLDPCSEDVFIGGTSGKLRRRTTASSRSRLGVRRGGSRLVSSSAAAASVTLAAASSFYWPVPQFLPLQTPVRAHFGAGAYLSAHPRFSSHAASVASQRARLSAGAADAERLVQTHQKMSYIRVSCAQSRRNQTFSASIPACTLPLSDPCPFNVISGQASYFYSHQIPCAAAFSPCQEECATSKTSPGEFLSKTGYSDHGGCCYDIPNYCPQVSSSPPSAWNIEK